The genome window ATACACGAATTATACCAATTACACGATTTACCGGCAATAAGCTATTTTTGCAGGTTCTACAACTCAAAACAGGGATCAGAAGGGAGGAGTAGTGTATTAAGTTATGGCCACAGTTATACCGAACGACTTACGGGTAGAAGTTTCAAACCGGAATATCCTGAAGATCGCCCTGCCGATCAGCTTTGCCTTGCTGGTACCTCAAATTAATTTTATTACCAATAATATTTTCCTGGGCGGGCTGGGCGAGCAGGAGTTGGGTACCGCAGGCCTTACCGGTGTTTATTACCTCATTTTTGCCGCCATTGGCTTTGGATTGAATAACGGGCTGCAGGCATTGATTGCCCGCAGGGCCGGAGAAAACCGGGTAGAAGAGATCGGTAAACTGTTTTCGCAAGGCGTACGGATCGCCCTCACGATTGCGGTGATTGGTATTGCTGTTACTTACCTGGTGGCGCCTATTGTGCTGCGCTATTCCCTGCATGATGAAAAGGTGCTGGAGCAATCTGTCAACTTCCTGTATATCCGCATCTGGGGACTCCCCTTCCTGTATATTTACCAGATGCGCAATGCCCTGCTGGTGGGCACCAATCAAAGTAAATACCTGGTGATAGGCACGATCGCAGAAACAGTGGCCAATATCTTTTTTGATTATACCCTGATCTATGGTAAACTGGGCTTCCCAACACTGGGCTTTAACGGCGCCGCTATCGCCTCTATTATAGCAGAGGCCACCGGCATGCTGGTGGTTTTTGCTGTGATCCACCGCAAGGGTATCAGCCAGCGCTTTGCCTTGTACAAGCATTTTGGTTACCAAAAGGATATTTCCAAACTGATACTGGTACAGTCTTCCCCGCTCATTTTTCAACATGCCATCAGTGTGATCAGTTGGATCTTCTTTTATATCCTGGTAGAACGTCATGGTTATTCACAGGGACATAGTAATCGCGACCTCGCTGTTTCCAATACCATGCGTAACCTCTTTGGTTTCTTTGGCGTGTTTACCTGGTCTTTTGCCGCTACTGCCAATACCATGGTGAGCAATATTATCGGGCAGGGAAGAAAAGACCTGGTGATCACGCTGGTACGGAAGATTGTACGCATCAGCTTCAGCATAGCCGTGGTGGTGGCTATACTGTTGAATGTATTCCCGCATGTATTGCTGTCTGTTTACGGACAGGGCGCCTCCTTTACAGCAGATGCCATTCCTGTGGTACGGGTGGTATCCAGTGCGCTGGTGCTGATGTCTTTTGCCACCGTATGGCTCAATGCGGTGACCGGCACCGGTAATTCTTCCGTGAACCTGGCCATAGAAGCGGCGGCCATTATCCTGTACAGCATCTATGTTTACTTCGTACTGGAAGTATTCAAATGGTCCATTGTCTGGGGCTGGATGTCGGAATGGCTGTACTGGAGTACGCTGTTCTCCCTTTCCTTCTGGTATATCAAGAGCGGGAAGTGGAAGAAGAAAGAGATCTAAACATCAAACTTCTTGTGCATGGTAACGCCCAGTTTGCCCTGTATGTTCTCGATGGGCGGCTCTAATTTGTAGATGGAGATAATGATCTCTGTGGCAAAGGGGTATTGGTGCTTGAGCTTTCGGATGATGCCTTCTGCTACTTTTTCGAGCAGTGGTGTAGCCACTTTCATCCGCTGTTTCACAATCTCAAAAACGTCTACATAATTAATGGTATTCTTCAGGTCGTCAAACTTCACATTGGCCTCGTCATACGATATTTTCAGGTTCACCTCATAAGGGCTCCCTGTTTTTTGCTCCCCTTCATAAAGACCATGATACGCCTGTAACCTAATGTTGTGCAGCTCAATAGTAACCATAAGTAAATTTGAACCCCGCCTTTGCAGGACGGGGCCAAATTAGAAAGAAGTAGGGAATTACAATGTTATTTTTTCTGTCCCGGAGAAAGCATTGGTACACAAGAGCAGTGCCCTGGTTATCAGACCAATCCTTTGGCCGACAGGTAGCGCTCCGCATCCAGTGCGGCCATACAGCCACTACCGGCAGCCGTTACCGCCTGGCGGTATATTTTATCCTGTACATCACCGGCTGCAAAGACGCCTTCCACATTGGTTTTAGAAGTACCGGGAATGGTTTTGATATAACCGGCTTCATCCATATCCAGGAAGTCTTTGAAGATAGCCGAATTGGGTTCATGCCCGATGGCCACAAAGAAGCCACTGATGGGAATGGTTTGCGCTTCGCCATTCCTGATATTCTTTATCCGTACAGAATCCACTTTATTTTCACCCAGCACCTCGTCGGTTTCTGTATTCCAGTATACTTTAATATTGGGCGTACGCTGTACCCTTTCCTGCATCACTTTGGAAGCACGCATGGTATCACGGCGCACAAACATGTGTACGTTGGTAGCCAGCTTGGAAAGATAGAGGGCTTCCTCAGCAGCCGTATCCCCTGCCCCTACAATGGCCACTTCCTTACCACGGAAGAAAAAGCCATCACAAACAGCACAGGCGCTCACGCCAAAGCCATTAAGGCGTTGCTCACTGTCGAGCCCCAGCCATTTGGCAGAAGCCCCGGTGGCAATGATGACGGCATCCGCCTCCAGGAGCTTTTCATCATCAATCCAGACTTTATAAGGTTGTTGCGAAAAATCAACTTTGGTAGCCAATCCAAAACGGATATCGGCGCCCATACGGGTAGCCTGCTTTTCAAAATCGATCATCATTTCCGGTCCCTGAATACCCTCGGGATAACCGGGATAGTTCTCCACCTCCGTAGTAATGGTCAACTGACCGCCTGGCTGAATGCCCTGGTATAATACCGGTTTCATGTTTGCCCGTGCTGCATAAATAGCCGCTGTATATCCTGCCGGTCCTGATCCTATAATCAAGCAATGTATTTTTTCACTTTCCATATTGTATTCTTAAAGAAAATTTGCCAAAAATAACGTCAAAAGGTTAACAAAGCGTCAAGGATGGCAAGACCTTAATTTACTGTGTATAACCTTGCGTATAGTATAACAGATAACGGGGCAACAAGTTTAAAGGGCTACCGGGGAATGACCAGGGTGGTGAACTGAACAGCATAGCCTCCAAAATAGCCCAGGCCCCCACCCTTTATATTGCTGAGCACTTTTACGGGCGAAGAAAAGGGATTACCTATACTGGAATAATTATATTCCATGGTACGCCAGAAATCGAAAGTGGCCTTATCAATATTGCTTAGCTTGATGGCTACTATATCGCCCCGGTGAAAGAAGGCATAATCTTCCAGGTCAATAGACATATTCCTGTCTATTCCGTTCTCGATCTGTATATCATAGGTTTTCCCATCCACGATCTGGTCATCAAATACGGAGTTCAGTCCGGGGTAAAAGAAGCCTGCATTGGATTGGGTAAAGTACCGGATATAGTTCCCAAAGCCGGGCGGGTCGGTGGTACGGCCCATAATGATGACTTTGGTAGTGTCGGGATTATTGGGTGCCGGCTCCCACCAGATGGAATCAAACTTTTTGGCCAGCGCTGGTATGGTAGTAACAGCCGTATACTCCTTTCCGTCCACTTTTACCTGCAGGGAGTACCTGGTATTGAATTCGCCTTCAAAGGCCGTAGCCAGGTTGGCGGAGTCTGTGGAGTAATAATAGACGGTATAGCCATTATTGGCCGGTAAAGCATATTCTTTGAGCCGGTGGGTGGTAGCACCATTGGACATGTAAACCTCAGCATTCCGGATAAAGGAGGCAGCCAGTGAATCGGGCGATATTTCACTAAAGTAATGGAGGCTGCGGGAAAGGATTACCATGGGTGGCTGGTCGCTCTCGATAGTGGCCTCTATGACCACGACGGGTTCCGCATTCCGGGGAGCAAAAGAAATGGCCTTTTCACAGGAGGCTAAGGCTACCAGGCTCATTATTATGATGCTGATGCGTGCGATCATACGTCATAAAGATAGATCAGAAGCAAGAAAAAGCCCGGCTGGTTTTCACCATACCGGGCTTTTATTTGATTAACGTACTATTACTAACCTAAATAGGCTTTCAATGCATTGCTGTAACGGGCTTTCTGTAAACGCTTGATAGCCCTTTCCTTGATCTGGCGGATACGCTCTTTGGTAAGATCGTACTTCTGACCGATCTGCTCGATGGTAACGCCATTTTCGCCATCCAGGCCAAAGTAAGCGTTCACGATCTCTGCTTCGCGGGGGCTGAGGGATTTCAGTACCCGGCGGATCTCATTGCGCAGGGAATCTTTCATCACATCATCATCGGTATCATCGCCACCTTCCAGCAGGTCGCCCATAGCCACATCTTCTGCTTCGTGCACAGGGGCATCGAGAGAGGTATGACGGGTATTGCTCTGGAAGATATTATTGATCTCGGTTTCGCTCATTTCAAGCAGCTCTGCCAGCTCTTCTGTGCTTGGTTCACGCTCGTGCTCCTGCTCAAAAGCCATGTAAGCTTTGTTGGCTTTGTTGTAGGTGCCGATCTTGTTCTGGGGCAGACGTACGAGACGGCCTTGCTCAGCCAAAGCCTGGAGGATAGACTGACGGATCCACCACACCGCGTAGGAAATGAATTTAAAACCCTTGGTTTCATCGAAACGTTGGGCAGCCTTGATCAAACCGAGGTTACCCTCATTGATCAGGTCACTGAGGGACAGGCCCTGGTGCTGGTACTGCTTGGCAACGGATACTACGAAACGAAGGTTCGCCTGCACTAACTTATCCAACGCTTTCTGATCCCCCATCTTGATCCGCTGGGCAAGTACAGTTTCCTCTTCAGGAGTGATCATCGGAATTTTAGAGATTTCCTGCAGATATTTCTCTACTGCCTGCGAGTCGCGATTAGTTATCTGGGTAGCAATTTTGAGCTGTCTCATATCAAATTTCTAAGTATAAAATATTACTTTTTGGGGGCAGGGTACAGTATCAACAATAAATAGACTGAGAATGTTCGGGGTAGGTTGCAAATCAACTGCAAATGAGCTGTTAATGATGCCGATCCGTCCAGAACCGTCTGCAAAAATAACACGCAATCCCGAAATCTCATAGCTTTTGTGGATAAAATCAAAGCTGTTAAAGGTAGACCTGGGGTTGACTGTCAGCGCAAACGTTTATACCAGCAGTTTACAGTTAAGCTGTAACCCGCATTGCAGCTAATTAGACGGCGTAACCATCCTTTTCCTGTGGTACTCAATAAATAGTCAAAAAAAATTGTGGATAACTCCTAAAATATATTTTGTAACTAAGAAAATAGTTATAGATTTGGCGGTACAACTAAAAACTTAGTTATGAAATCACTCACCAAAGCCGAAGAAGAGGTCATGCTGGTAGTATGGGACCTGGGCCGGGGATTCCTGAAGGATATTATGGAGCATATGCCCGACCCCAAGCCCCATTCCAACACGGTTGCCACTATTTTGAAGATCCTGGTGGAAAAGGGGTTTGTGGAATACGAGGTGCAGGGCCGCAATAACCTGTACAAGCCCAGGGTAAGCAAAGCCGATTATGGCCAAAAAAGTATTAATCAACTGGTTAAGGGGTATTTTGAAGGCTCCCCGGCCAAGCTGGTATCGCAGTTTGTGAACGATAATAAGTTAAGCCAGGAAGAACTGGAAAGCCTGCTCCAACAGATTAAGAACGCCCAAAACAACCAACAATGATATTTATAACCTACCTGGGAAAAATGGCGCTTTGTTCCGCCATCCTGCTGAGCTATTACTGGCTTTTCCTGCGCAACCGGCGCTTTCATCATTATAACCGCTTTTACCTGCTGGGTACCCTGGCGCTTTCCATAGTACTGCCCCTTTTCAAAATACCCATCTTTAACGAAGATACAGGCACGCTGAACCAGGTGGTATACCAAACGGCCCGGGTGGTTACCCTCCAGCCATTGTCACAGCAGGCGGCTTTGCCGGCACAGCAAACCGCCTCCTTGTTTACCTTTTCCAACTTACTGTGGGTGCTGTATAGCGCCGGTGTGTTGGTGTTTATGGTGATGCTGGGCCGTTCTTTATGGTATATCCGGAAAATATCGAACCGCTATCCCTATGAAGTAGTGGAGAACATGAAGTTTTACCAGACCCATGAGCCCGGCACCCCTTTTTCCTTTTTACGCTCTATCTTCTGGAATAAGGAACTGGACTTCAACAGTCAGCAGGGGCAACAGGTATTCCGCCATGAATTGTTCCATGTACAGCAAAAACACAGTGCCGATATATTACTGGCCGAATTGATTATGGTGGCAGTTTGGTTCAACCCATTCTTTCACCTCATCAAAAAGGAACTGAAGGCCATTCACGAATTCCTGGCGGATCAATATGCTGCATCTGACAGTAACCGCTACCAGTATGCCGAACTGCTGGTACAGCAGGTAATGACCAGCCGTAAGCTGTCTGTCACCCATTACTTTTTTCAAAACCAGTTAAAAAGACGCATTGTTATGATCACCCAACTCAATCAACCCCAATACGGATATTGGAGCCGGGTAATGGCATTGCCGATCCTGGTGATCCTTTTCTTTTCCGTGAGCCTGCATGCACAGGAACGGAAATCACATACAGTCAACACTGAACGGGCAGCAGCAGATGCAGCATCGCTGAACAACCAGTCACTAACCGATACGATCCCTAAGTATGGTAACCTCAAGGTTCCTTTGGATTTTGGTCCGTCCACGGTTCAACAGCAAAATGCAAAGCCGGAAGATCCGCTTACGCCTGAAGACTACGATGAAATCAAAAGGAAGGGCCAGGAGATAGTAGGTGAGGTATTGGGGTTACCTGTAGCCAAATTCAGAGAGCTCATTCATAAGGAAGGCAGCGAGCTCGATGTATCGCTGGTCACCAACTGGTGGGTCATTGAGGTGGAGAAAAGAGATGTAAAATACAAGACCTATGCGAAAAAGCCAGATGTACAGGCGGCATTCGCACGGGATCTGATTGAACATTCAGCCGAACAAAGGTATTTGCTGATCAAGAAGGTGAACCAGATGCAAAGACCTGATTACAAAAGCAGGTTGCCCCGGGAAGTAGAGGAGTTACTACTGCAGGAATATGCGAAGGCGTTAGGACAGGAAGAGTCTGAAAATCTGCAGCAGCAGATTAAAAATATCAAAAAGATTCAGCCATGATATTTATAACTTATCTGGGGAAAATGGTGCTTTGCTCCGGCATCCTGTTTGGTTATTACTGGCTTTTCCTGCGCAACAGGCGCTTTCACCATTATAACCGTTTTTACCTGCTGGGCGCCCTGGCACTTTCTATAGTATTGCCTTTGTTCAAAATACCCGTGTTTAATGAAGATACCGGCGTATTGAACCAGGTGGTATATCAAACGGCCCGGGTGATTACCCTGCAGCCATTAACGCATCAGCCGGCAGTACCGGCACAGCAAACCACCTCTTTGTTTACGTTTACCAATTTAATATGGGTATTGTATAGCGCCG of Paraflavitalea devenefica contains these proteins:
- the trxB gene encoding thioredoxin-disulfide reductase, coding for MESEKIHCLIIGSGPAGYTAAIYAARANMKPVLYQGIQPGGQLTITTEVENYPGYPEGIQGPEMMIDFEKQATRMGADIRFGLATKVDFSQQPYKVWIDDEKLLEADAVIIATGASAKWLGLDSEQRLNGFGVSACAVCDGFFFRGKEVAIVGAGDTAAEEALYLSKLATNVHMFVRRDTMRASKVMQERVQRTPNIKVYWNTETDEVLGENKVDSVRIKNIRNGEAQTIPISGFFVAIGHEPNSAIFKDFLDMDEAGYIKTIPGTSKTNVEGVFAAGDVQDKIYRQAVTAAGSGCMAALDAERYLSAKGLV
- a CDS encoding sigma-70 family RNA polymerase sigma factor, whose translation is MRQLKIATQITNRDSQAVEKYLQEISKIPMITPEEETVLAQRIKMGDQKALDKLVQANLRFVVSVAKQYQHQGLSLSDLINEGNLGLIKAAQRFDETKGFKFISYAVWWIRQSILQALAEQGRLVRLPQNKIGTYNKANKAYMAFEQEHEREPSTEELAELLEMSETEINNIFQSNTRHTSLDAPVHEAEDVAMGDLLEGGDDTDDDVMKDSLRNEIRRVLKSLSPREAEIVNAYFGLDGENGVTIEQIGQKYDLTKERIRQIKERAIKRLQKARYSNALKAYLG
- a CDS encoding M56 family metallopeptidase — protein: MIFITYLGKMALCSAILLSYYWLFLRNRRFHHYNRFYLLGTLALSIVLPLFKIPIFNEDTGTLNQVVYQTARVVTLQPLSQQAALPAQQTASLFTFSNLLWVLYSAGVLVFMVMLGRSLWYIRKISNRYPYEVVENMKFYQTHEPGTPFSFLRSIFWNKELDFNSQQGQQVFRHELFHVQQKHSADILLAELIMVAVWFNPFFHLIKKELKAIHEFLADQYAASDSNRYQYAELLVQQVMTSRKLSVTHYFFQNQLKRRIVMITQLNQPQYGYWSRVMALPILVILFFSVSLHAQERKSHTVNTERAAADAASLNNQSLTDTIPKYGNLKVPLDFGPSTVQQQNAKPEDPLTPEDYDEIKRKGQEIVGEVLGLPVAKFRELIHKEGSELDVSLVTNWWVIEVEKRDVKYKTYAKKPDVQAAFARDLIEHSAEQRYLLIKKVNQMQRPDYKSRLPREVEELLLQEYAKALGQEESENLQQQIKNIKKIQP
- a CDS encoding MATE family efflux transporter — protein: MATVIPNDLRVEVSNRNILKIALPISFALLVPQINFITNNIFLGGLGEQELGTAGLTGVYYLIFAAIGFGLNNGLQALIARRAGENRVEEIGKLFSQGVRIALTIAVIGIAVTYLVAPIVLRYSLHDEKVLEQSVNFLYIRIWGLPFLYIYQMRNALLVGTNQSKYLVIGTIAETVANIFFDYTLIYGKLGFPTLGFNGAAIASIIAEATGMLVVFAVIHRKGISQRFALYKHFGYQKDISKLILVQSSPLIFQHAISVISWIFFYILVERHGYSQGHSNRDLAVSNTMRNLFGFFGVFTWSFAATANTMVSNIIGQGRKDLVITLVRKIVRISFSIAVVVAILLNVFPHVLLSVYGQGASFTADAIPVVRVVSSALVLMSFATVWLNAVTGTGNSSVNLAIEAAAIILYSIYVYFVLEVFKWSIVWGWMSEWLYWSTLFSLSFWYIKSGKWKKKEI
- a CDS encoding dihydroneopterin aldolase, giving the protein MVTIELHNIRLQAYHGLYEGEQKTGSPYEVNLKISYDEANVKFDDLKNTINYVDVFEIVKQRMKVATPLLEKVAEGIIRKLKHQYPFATEIIISIYKLEPPIENIQGKLGVTMHKKFDV
- a CDS encoding DUF4249 domain-containing protein, which translates into the protein MIARISIIIMSLVALASCEKAISFAPRNAEPVVVIEATIESDQPPMVILSRSLHYFSEISPDSLAASFIRNAEVYMSNGATTHRLKEYALPANNGYTVYYYSTDSANLATAFEGEFNTRYSLQVKVDGKEYTAVTTIPALAKKFDSIWWEPAPNNPDTTKVIIMGRTTDPPGFGNYIRYFTQSNAGFFYPGLNSVFDDQIVDGKTYDIQIENGIDRNMSIDLEDYAFFHRGDIVAIKLSNIDKATFDFWRTMEYNYSSIGNPFSSPVKVLSNIKGGGLGYFGGYAVQFTTLVIPR
- a CDS encoding BlaI/MecI/CopY family transcriptional regulator gives rise to the protein MKSLTKAEEEVMLVVWDLGRGFLKDIMEHMPDPKPHSNTVATILKILVEKGFVEYEVQGRNNLYKPRVSKADYGQKSINQLVKGYFEGSPAKLVSQFVNDNKLSQEELESLLQQIKNAQNNQQ